One Corynebacterium efficiens YS-314 DNA segment encodes these proteins:
- a CDS encoding site-specific integrase, producing the protein MVDELHKRYDILAGNENTRRSQYSHFTTYITWLHEHYGFELELRAALPYIADHAAVQNYIDAHEGWKKPSTLQQELRVLTRLVRHLKECCDDSSLYHESAHHWIPEPYGLGQPPQSLPYTTRELRGVVDWINVQPTSYSQRRAASIVALALGAGITIGEMTGVTYDDVTAHAHAIIVFTRGAPGTRSRYIPVTTPWDAVLSDVLHCRPPGHTASSPIVASQRGTITRQPPTKVVRKFIERSKTVGYGRAPVVRRLRHTWVIGHARHHVPFELLNHAAGINRGLDRAYKRTIISTGVMSGEEYNAWQGGIEFTDYPPLTAM; encoded by the coding sequence ATGGTCGACGAGCTCCATAAAAGATATGACATTCTTGCAGGCAATGAAAATACCCGGCGGAGTCAATACTCACATTTCACGACGTACATTACGTGGCTTCACGAGCATTATGGATTCGAACTTGAACTGCGGGCAGCGCTACCGTACATCGCTGATCACGCGGCGGTGCAGAACTACATTGATGCTCACGAGGGTTGGAAGAAACCGTCCACGCTGCAGCAGGAACTTAGGGTGCTTACCCGGCTGGTCCGACACCTTAAGGAATGCTGCGATGATTCTTCACTATATCATGAGTCCGCGCATCACTGGATCCCAGAACCGTACGGCCTGGGACAGCCGCCTCAGTCTCTGCCATACACGACGCGCGAGTTGCGTGGCGTCGTGGACTGGATCAACGTTCAACCAACGTCCTACTCCCAGCGCCGCGCTGCCTCGATCGTCGCTCTCGCCCTGGGAGCCGGGATCACGATCGGTGAAATGACCGGCGTCACCTACGACGACGTGACGGCTCACGCGCACGCCATCATCGTGTTCACCCGCGGAGCTCCAGGGACGCGAAGTCGTTATATCCCCGTGACTACGCCCTGGGACGCAGTACTTTCAGACGTTCTCCATTGCAGGCCACCTGGCCACACAGCTTCATCTCCGATCGTCGCGTCCCAGAGGGGAACTATTACGCGGCAACCACCAACCAAGGTCGTCAGGAAGTTCATCGAGCGCAGTAAAACCGTTGGTTATGGCCGCGCTCCCGTTGTCAGACGGTTGCGACACACGTGGGTGATCGGGCATGCCCGTCACCATGTTCCCTTCGAACTTCTTAACCACGCCGCCGGCATCAACCGAGGTCTTGACCGGGCCTATAAGCGCACCATTATTTCCACCGGCGTGATGAGTGGGGAAGAGTACAACGCCTGGCAAGGCGGCATTGAATTTACTGACTACCCACCATTAACGGCCATGTAG